The Capsicum annuum cultivar UCD-10X-F1 chromosome 1, UCD10Xv1.1, whole genome shotgun sequence sequence tccctgactaaaggcgttCTCTGATGCAACGGCTGACATTGGAACATTTAAGATATctttagctaatcttgaaagcacaggatattgtgtttcattactcctctaccaatccaacgtgttgatccgtcgtcttcGATCCTCTGGTGCCCTCctaagataatatttcagctcttcctgataagttgatgtgtaagttctcttatcaacactgttccaacaatttaaatcataaaacgaatcagaaaaatcactatgtgccggccttttagaagatgatggctcctcgggaggatgaggagcgacagttggagtgatatttgtaagtacggctaaatcaaataaatcagcatagtgattatataatttttctatgtaatcctttgcatcagccgtagccgtccacaaatcaggttatacttgttcagaatcatggttagtatttatttataagttagtataaataagagtactaaagtggcacacattattatatttcatgcacggatttagcatagcaccaaccaagtaaatagggggaatcgggaaaaaatattttttaaatttcgtaaacatggcgccaagagcttctttataaccttctttatttttatattctttgagcaaaccagaaatatcggctatatattccaaaatattacaaacagtaggataataagcaccgaaaaattcaaccgtagctacataaaatttttctaaaaacttaacaagatcattaattacaacccaatcagaattatgtagcatgcaatcagcagaatcagcaaatgaaccgcaatgttggttaaaagctagtgtaataggaattctatatttataacaagtttttaaaaattaatacgtagaattccatctagtaccaatttcctcaggcatcaaaatcggtgtaagtccattttcttaaCATTTAACTTTacattctctaattctcgatctacgattatttccttgaataaaaccaacggcaagataaattttttcaatataaagctcaaaaaactcaagaccatcttttacaattaaattatatatatgacatgcacacttaatatgaaaaatttcaggccagggcggagatagcgtagattttatttttgttatagcagtcttgttgttagaagcattatcaaaagcaatacataaaattttattttcgataccataatatccggcaattttaacaatagaatcagcaataaattgtccagtatgtttacgatctttatcatataaaaaagcaagcatacgtttttgcatcacgaaattactatccatccaatgacaagtaacggttaaataatcatttttatttacagcatggccaagatcagaagttagggacaatctacattgaatattttttaacaatgttgataaataaaaataatattgtgaatggagtctaaaaatatcagaccgacaagtagttctaggaataccgttaaacataggattataaattgcttgtatataacgaataaaggcatcagaagaaggaaaactaaaaggcaaacaacccacagctaccattttagctatttctttccggtccctcaatttattatacttcttcgctacgtaatcggttgttgggtccattctagctTGCgctggcccaccaacatccccaccaccttgtgcaatatttaactctcttttgtgatcttcagctatatgtctcattaacgtacccataCCCCCTTACTTGTCTctacttctatgcttatatatttgttgacaaatattgcattgcacctcaatatctgatatacgttcaaaaaattgccatgcaacactagttttttacaaggtcttggggcactgggaggacggggagggagattaaccgattcagatctaacgttagcatctgctactgtgggtgtctcagcaatattttcattatcttcgtctaaattaaccgcatctacttcattttcttcttctataccgtaattttcctgaacttctacataatccatatcgtgagcacctacacctatttcttcctcaaaaggtgtaccaagcggtaccggatgcgaagacacacgggtatatctactacttgaactacctctactgctagtaattagctttttactaccactaccgcttccgggacaaaaaattttaacacctttagtagcgaggtttcttaatttatccataatataaattaaattaaactaaaaatattcaaaatacacaaatataataaaattaaatattaaacagttaatacaaaaaataaaaattaaacgtaagagatggaatgacaataccaaattttgaaagtatccgaagattgcgactttagaaactttcgctcgtactttgtaaactaaaaattaaaaaattaaagtgaacactttaagaaactaaatatattgaatatttgagaattgagaattgagatttgagagagtgaaaaattgtgtgaaaaatgatttgaagttgtagggtatttatagaattttttttgggattaaaaaatattttttaaacttaattttttttattttaataaatggaCCCAAACTAGCTGTTTGGACCCAAAatcggctatatagccgttgggacAACggctaatttggcccaaaatcccttttttaaaaaaaaataaataaaaaggtattcaGGCCGGACCGGGCCGGTTAACCAGCAGACCTGGGccgggcttggtccgggccgggttaaccgagctcattttaaaaaaataaccggcTCGGGACCCGAAACTCTAAAGCCCTAGGACTTATCGGACCGATCAAACTGGGCCGTGTCGGGCCGGGTCGagccggcccacttgacacccttaccTGAAAATGTATAAATGATCTAGTCTTAGTATCCCCATATAGTGTTGGATCCACCTGAAAACATAAATCAGAGTTCTCAAGATTGAATTGcaagtaaaaaaagaaattaaattactAATAATGGTTAAACTTACTCTCCAACTAACTTGTAAAATGTCTGATCCTTTCTGAATTTTCAATCGACATGCAGAATGTGGTTGATTTTCAAATATACGAGGATTCCATAAACTAGTTGACATTCTAACTCCAGCTAACTTATTATTTGGATTATGTGGAACTTGAACTATTGCAAGctgaataaaaatagaaaatttttgtTAACTTATTATAGTTTTTATTGGAATAAGCTATATATTTGTAgaaaatctttttcttcttcttcttcttttttttttttttttttgtatttttggtacaAAAACTTTGTGGCCTAGGATAAATTGGAAAAATGAATGTCCAAGTGAGAATTTAATCTTCACATATCGTAAAACAAATGAACCAGTCAATCAAAAGTCAATGTCAattctcaaaattccaaaaatctcctctttttaatttttaacaatttatatttttttccatgcCCAAAATTGCAAATCAAAGACCATTGAAGAACAATTCTTGATGTTGCTAAgtaattaaatattgatatttatgtACCTTGTATCCCTTCGAGGATAATATGTGACTTGTTTTTCGCTCGCTATCATTGTTAATCTgtgtagaaataataaaaatatatgaatggtcagttattttctcttttttatatgTATAGAAAAGAAGAATTGTTTAGGATAAGAAATGATTTGAGGGTAACATCAACTTACATTAGTCAATGGGGATTCAAATACGATACCTTCTGGTGGCGGAATATGTTTTTGTCGGATAAGATCatctttggttattcttttaatgGAAACAGTTCTGAAAGGACAACCGTTATCCTTTGACCATATGTTCGAAGACTTATTAACTAATGTCGTATCTGAATTTTGCATTGTCCTAATTAAAGTAGGTTTCATCTGTCCATGAATAATTTAAATTAGATGCATCAACAATTctaattattatttgaaaaaaaaaatgaaagtaaaatgAGAAGAGTAGAGACATGCCTTGTGATGAAAATTGTGGTTCTTTAACAATGGATGATCAAATGCAGCTCGTTTATAGAAATCTATACAGTCGTATGTATCTCCAGATTTGGTCTGCAAACAAAAGTTCATAAGAAAAGTActttatttctatataaaatgaAGTTAGCAACAACGTAAAAATTACAGCGACATACAAAAACCATATGTGTCAAATGCattatcaatttatatatatatatatatatagaagaaacaaatttaaaaagtttaGTGTGGTTGTTTTAAATTTCCATGTACAAAAATTTGGAATGGGAGAGTATTTTCTTTTTCCCACAAAAGTATGAAAAAGAATATAATGattttaagtaaaaatatatatacctTAATTGTCTTGATTGCTGGCTTGTTCAAAAGTGTAAGTTGTTTCTCCAACTCTAAATCCTCTAGTTTGGTTAACTTTATTTTTCCTTGAACTCCGtcataactcaaaataaaatataacaccAGCAGAGTTTGTCGAATATTTTTTTGTCGAATCAACATAGTCTGCAaccattaaattaaataaaaaaataattctacaTGTACTTATTATCTATatatacccaaaaaaaaaaaaaaaaaaactactagtATTTAAAGAACAAAAATGATTAATTGAACTTACTTGATTTACAAGATGTATGAGGATTGAAGTTTTTGATCACTTAAACAAATTTCCCACTGTGAAAATATGCTATAGAGGAGTTCTCAAATGGGAtcatacattattattatttaatgaaacattgactatttttttctacgtgtaatctaaaaataatctgatCATAATTACAATTTACTAGTAAATCGAATCAAGACAAATTAAAGGCTAACAGAAATGCCCGTGTTGAACTAAATTTGAACGGGTCAAAATATGCTAAAATCCCTATTATGTTCATGTAAtatatttagattttaaaaaaaaaaggttcttttcataaatattttaagaagatttctAAAATTCAATTTACCCTATATATATCCCACAGAGTAGGTTAAGCTAAGTCAACTTGTTCAACATCTAATTAGGTCAAAGATGAGTGAAATAACATAtcagaactcaaatagttcaacatgactcaattttaaattttgcttttaaaaaaaaaaaaattcaaaaaaaaaaaaaagaatacacgCTTATGTACTTTTTGCTTCTCTACCTCATTTGAGGCGGTGAATATATATCGAATatatagttgttattataagtttatgtattttttataaattattatcggtcttaatttaatttctttcGAATTACATAACTCCAATATCAAAAATGAATGTTCATACGTTTGAATTTAAGTTGCATTTTGACTCATCTGGTTGcaatattttcaactcattttGACCAACTCTGTGTTATTTCAAATTCATCCCTTTATATAAAAACCAATTTAAATCTCATTGATCCACCTCTCTATACAACATCAGCTCACAAACACACAACAAATCAAGTAAGTACCTTAACGTGAGTATAGATTGTTGATTAATTATTGTCCCTTGGTTATGCctataaaaacaaataatttcATGAATTCAGGAAATGCTAATATATCGAGGTATTATTCAACAAACATTGCTgatattatattttcttctacctcttatcttttttttttttttccttttccaacGTTTtaatatgtcaaatattttaattatagtcAATATCGAGCATAATATATaatcatgtattatgattttaagaaaatggtGATTAGAAAAATGTTTGTCTTTGATAAATGAAGTATATAGTTGACATCTTAGAGTCATTCTTTCTATGAAACAATTAAATTACcaatgaaaattttcaattagACTTACTCTCCAATCAACTTGTAAGATATTCGATcctctttgaatttttagtccACAAGCACTGTGTCGTTTGCCTTCTACATGAGGATTATGCAAACTAGCTAGCTAGCTGCCATTCCAGCTCCTGAAAACTTCGTGTTTCGATTTTTTGGAATTTAAACTATTGCACGCGGAATATAAATATAATCGTTTTTATTAACTTTACATATTATCCAAATTATATTCTTCCGGAATACAACattatctatttgatattttgaaggaaaaaaaactCCAAATTGTAAATTTAAGAGTAAAGCatcttgtcacacccctttttcattCTCCAAAAGATTgtattttaagtttcgaaaggatttttattattcaagtgacaaaatgaagattggttttgaaaaggattatttacattcaagactcagagtcgccacttagcaTAAATCGGGTGTACCAAGTCACGTATGGAcatcctttttcaaaacggttttgactctataaaactgatttgcgaacagagattccgactaaggaattctgttgatcgaggggaaggtgttaggcaccccttaaTCCCGTGGTtagaccacgatcgcttggtggaatcggctaatttgacactacgaatgtataaaccacacaaaacacgtaaaacaatcaatcaagcaaaacaaaacaaaacaatcaaaaatttagtgttcagtccaattatacagtcccgaaaTAAAAAGATACggaaatataaacctactctattctaggaTAATCTTAACTACGCTCCATTGCTTTGTCCACGCGACATTCCGGGCCTTGatcacggacgtcctccgagtacaaaatacttcggggcattccccggacaaaataatacaagtacttcggggcattccccggccaaatagtACCATTGAGTCAAGCATGATAAACTAGAAAATATTCAACCAACATTCCATATTCAAACATTTAACGAAAATTCTTATTCATAggaattttgcctacccgaacctatatcgTCTATTCATTTCAACATATCATGATACTTCACATCAACGACAATAATAatgaatcaaaaacaactaaTTTATATTCATCTGTTATCATATCACGATCCCAATCCTGAATCTGTCTTTAACCGAAGGTCAATAATTTCTTTAGTTCAAATCACTACTCAAAGTCCAAAATCAACACCGTACATATCCACTCAACGAGGCTTCAAACATTAAGAACATAATCATTCATACCTCACAATACAATTAATACTACTTAAAGATTCAAAACCACATCACCAAAGATCACATCATAgccacattaaaaaaataataaagagagagAGTTAAGGAATGGACCTTCGAATAATTGATTACGATGATAATAATGTTTAGGAAAATCAACTCCAAGAGCCCAAATATAGAATCTCACAACGACGAAATCTAAACTCAGTATGGAGAAACAGACAACACAGAAATCGACCACGACTGGCCTGATTGAAACAA is a genomic window containing:
- the LOC124896052 gene encoding uncharacterized protein LOC124896052, which gives rise to MRLGSLFCVAGTPANSDNDDNHESRPDSSEPVAGTLSVTLSSISLVSLNFSSLPLNISVRVCDGERVTKSGDTYDCIDFYKRAAFDHPLLKNHNFHHKMKPTLIRTMQNSDTTLVNKSSNIWSKDNGCPFRTVSIKRITKDDLIRQKHIPPPEGIVFESPLTNINNDSERKTSHILSSKGYKLAIVQVPHNPNNKLAGVRMSTSLWNPRIFENQPHSACRLKIQKGSDILQVDPTLYGDTKTRSFIHFQVRVSSGPARPGPTRPNLINGNWWLLYDETNGQIGFWHARIFTELGGFANNVEWGGVVYSPPGVSALPMGSKCFPVGDPNYDAYCRRLNVLNDKGETIHIYKTNVRVSDPKHYGLMDVPHWRGGEYQHMAFYGGPGGFETLC